A single genomic interval of Granulicella tundricola MP5ACTX9 harbors:
- a CDS encoding type II toxin-antitoxin system RelE/ParE family toxin, which yields MSRYVLGGQVEFDMDEIWEYIAKDSLDAADRVLVTFYEAMDALTLDPGAGHTRRDLTALPILFWPVGSYLILYKKGLALIQIVAVVHAARDIPSFLKGRS from the coding sequence ATGAGCCGCTACGTCCTCGGAGGTCAGGTTGAATTCGATATGGATGAGATCTGGGAATACATCGCAAAAGATAGCCTCGATGCGGCCGATCGCGTATTGGTGACGTTCTACGAAGCTATGGATGCTTTGACACTGGACCCGGGGGCAGGGCACACGCGTAGAGATCTCACGGCCTTACCGATTCTCTTCTGGCCTGTGGGTTCCTATTTGATTCTTTATAAGAAGGGGCTGGCTCTGATACAGATTGTCGCGGTCGTACACGCTGCCCGCGATATCCCTTCATTCCTGAAGGGGCGTTCTTGA
- a CDS encoding type II toxin-antitoxin system ParD family antitoxin, with protein MNVSLTPELDEFVGAKVASGRYTSASEVVREALRLLEERDLERSSQLAAFNQELKQRLQSLERGEFVEMHEVRARLEQKSQERRRKQA; from the coding sequence ATGAACGTCTCTCTTACCCCTGAACTGGACGAATTCGTAGGAGCGAAGGTGGCTTCAGGCCGATATACCTCGGCAAGCGAAGTCGTTCGCGAAGCATTACGGCTTCTTGAGGAGCGTGACCTGGAGCGGAGTTCTCAACTTGCCGCCTTCAATCAGGAACTGAAGCAGCGGTTACAGTCACTCGAACGCGGTGAGTTCGTCGAAATGCACGAGGTCCGAGCACGCCTTGAACAAAAGTCTCAGGAGCGCAGGCGCAAACAAGCATGA
- a CDS encoding class I SAM-dependent methyltransferase, protein MQTGQPSRTAFAAAAHRAAHQLLEKGSLFPDPLAIRILGQSPEVIAQEAEATPSRARMRLFIAARTRFAEDALAAAVAEGVTQLVVLGAGLDTFAYRNPYPTLRVFEVDHPATQTWKRQRLAEAAIPIPAALTYAPVDFEAQTLAQGLETAGFDPTQPTFFTWLGVVPYLTPEAMDATLSFIASLPAPAHVVFDYSDPPETFTPELREFHNLRAARVAALGESWINFPSAEALHPRLRALGFTKIEDLGPPEISARYFPNRTSTPHAKGAHMLYASKNKSNNKV, encoded by the coding sequence ATGCAGACCGGTCAACCAAGCCGAACCGCCTTCGCCGCCGCCGCCCATCGCGCCGCACATCAACTGTTGGAGAAGGGAAGTCTATTCCCAGACCCGCTGGCTATCCGCATCCTTGGCCAATCGCCTGAGGTTATCGCGCAGGAGGCCGAAGCCACCCCGTCCCGCGCCCGCATGCGTCTCTTCATCGCCGCCCGCACCCGCTTCGCGGAAGACGCCCTCGCCGCCGCCGTCGCGGAAGGCGTCACCCAACTCGTCGTCTTGGGCGCAGGTCTCGACACCTTCGCCTACCGCAACCCGTACCCCACCCTTCGTGTCTTTGAGGTCGATCACCCCGCCACCCAGACCTGGAAGCGCCAGCGACTCGCGGAAGCCGCTATCCCCATCCCCGCCGCCCTGACCTACGCCCCGGTCGATTTCGAAGCCCAGACCCTGGCTCAAGGCCTTGAGACCGCCGGCTTCGACCCCACCCAGCCCACCTTCTTTACCTGGCTCGGCGTCGTCCCATACCTGACGCCAGAGGCTATGGACGCCACCCTCAGCTTCATCGCCTCACTCCCAGCCCCGGCACACGTCGTCTTCGACTACAGCGACCCACCTGAGACGTTCACTCCTGAGCTTCGCGAGTTCCACAACCTCCGCGCCGCACGCGTCGCAGCACTCGGTGAATCATGGATCAACTTCCCCAGCGCGGAAGCTCTCCACCCGCGCCTTCGTGCCCTCGGCTTCACCAAGATTGAAGACCTCGGCCCGCCTGAAATCTCCGCCCGCTACTTTCCTAATCGCACCTCCACGCCACACGCCAAGGGTGCCCATATGCTCTACGCTTCAAAGAATAAGAGCAATAACAAGGTTTGA
- a CDS encoding NAD(+)/NADH kinase, with the protein MFKAAIISKPQKPEVATLLPELIAWLNQHDYEALLDTDSAAYLNLPGKDRTLLPQDDPSLVIVLGGDGTLLSAARAFARTQTPILSVNLGSLGFLTEIPLSDLYQTLELWCNGYADIDLRVMMNARLLRDGKVRREWDALNDVVVAKGTIARMADYTVKIDDQLVATFRADGVIVSTPTGSTAYNLAANGPIVMPSVNCMLVTPICPHLLTIRPMVMPGEARITIQIEGVPNQIYLTVDGQEAIELEIGDEVQCCRSLSSVRLLRLHPNGLFNVLRSKLKWGVR; encoded by the coding sequence ATGTTCAAAGCCGCCATCATCTCCAAACCGCAGAAGCCAGAGGTCGCCACCCTTCTGCCTGAACTGATCGCCTGGCTCAATCAGCACGACTACGAGGCGCTCCTCGATACCGACAGCGCCGCCTATCTCAACCTCCCCGGCAAGGACCGCACCCTCCTCCCCCAGGACGATCCCTCCCTCGTCATCGTCCTCGGCGGCGACGGCACACTCCTCTCCGCCGCCCGCGCCTTCGCCCGGACCCAGACTCCCATCCTCTCCGTCAATCTCGGCTCCCTCGGCTTCCTGACCGAGATCCCCCTCTCCGACCTCTACCAGACCCTCGAGCTCTGGTGTAACGGCTACGCCGATATCGACCTCCGCGTCATGATGAACGCCCGCCTGCTCCGCGACGGCAAGGTTCGCCGCGAGTGGGACGCGCTCAACGACGTCGTCGTCGCCAAGGGCACCATCGCTCGCATGGCAGACTACACCGTCAAGATCGACGATCAGCTCGTCGCCACCTTCCGGGCCGACGGCGTCATCGTCTCCACCCCTACCGGCTCCACCGCCTACAATCTCGCCGCCAACGGCCCCATCGTCATGCCCAGCGTCAACTGCATGCTGGTCACGCCCATCTGCCCGCACCTCCTGACCATCCGCCCCATGGTCATGCCCGGCGAAGCCCGCATCACCATCCAGATTGAAGGCGTCCCCAACCAGATCTACCTGACGGTAGACGGCCAGGAGGCCATCGAGCTCGAGATCGGCGACGAGGTCCAGTGTTGCCGCTCCCTCTCGAGCGTCCGCCTCCTCCGCCTGCACCCCAACGGCCTCTTCAACGTCCTCCGCAGCAAGCTCAAATGGGGCGTCCGCTAG
- a CDS encoding TlyA family RNA methyltransferase produces MKIRLDKLIVDRGHAASRERAQALILAGRVLVQDQRIDKPGTPVDDASILRMLGDDLKFVSRGGLKLERALDYWQIDVTGLACMDVGASTGGFTDCMLQRGAVSVLAVDTGYGQIAQKLRSDPRVSLRERCNARLLKPAELADQQAAANLSPITFFAMDVSFISATLVLPAVIGALSTESNPWQGTVVLLIKPQFEAGRENVGKGGIVREPAARQFAIDRVLTAARELKATNLEVIDSPIKGMEGNHEYLLRATFRTEN; encoded by the coding sequence ATGAAGATCCGTCTCGACAAACTCATAGTAGATCGCGGCCACGCAGCCTCCCGCGAGCGTGCCCAGGCCCTCATCCTCGCCGGCCGCGTCCTCGTCCAGGACCAGCGCATCGACAAACCGGGCACCCCCGTCGACGATGCCTCCATCCTTCGCATGCTCGGCGACGACCTGAAGTTCGTCTCCCGCGGCGGCCTCAAGCTGGAACGCGCCCTGGATTACTGGCAGATCGACGTCACCGGCCTGGCCTGCATGGACGTTGGAGCCTCCACGGGCGGCTTTACGGACTGCATGCTCCAGCGCGGGGCGGTTTCTGTTTTAGCAGTCGATACGGGTTACGGCCAGATCGCCCAGAAGCTTCGCTCAGACCCCCGCGTCAGCCTGCGCGAGCGCTGCAACGCCCGCCTGCTGAAACCGGCAGAGCTCGCCGACCAGCAGGCCGCCGCCAACCTCAGCCCCATCACCTTCTTCGCCATGGACGTCTCCTTCATCTCCGCCACGCTGGTCCTGCCCGCCGTCATCGGAGCCCTTTCGACCGAATCGAACCCCTGGCAGGGAACCGTTGTTCTCCTCATCAAGCCACAGTTTGAAGCCGGTCGCGAGAACGTAGGCAAAGGCGGCATCGTCCGCGAACCCGCCGCCCGCCAGTTCGCCATCGACCGCGTCCTGACCGCCGCCCGCGAGCTCAAAGCCACTAACCTGGAAGTTATCGACTCCCCCATTAAGGGCATGGAAGGCAACCACGAATACCTCCTCCGCGCCACATTTAGAACCGAGAACTGA
- a CDS encoding RNA polymerase sigma factor, producing the protein MPPPSLLDDAALLSQVQRGDEAAMASLFDRYSKVVYSVALRVLRDPAAAEDVLQEIFMQIWRTPDGFIATRGSLGGWLAVVSRNRSIDALRRKRPSEQVDDLGLASSYDLADEAERNSLIEKARGVIHLLPPEQRKTIEMAFFDGLTHSEIAEMTGDPLGTVKTRIRSALQTLRKAFQS; encoded by the coding sequence ATGCCACCGCCATCCCTTCTGGATGACGCTGCCCTGTTGAGTCAGGTGCAGCGCGGGGATGAAGCGGCGATGGCCTCGTTATTCGATCGGTACTCGAAGGTTGTTTACTCGGTTGCGCTGCGCGTTCTGCGTGATCCTGCGGCGGCTGAAGATGTGTTGCAGGAGATTTTCATGCAGATCTGGCGAACACCGGACGGATTCATCGCAACACGCGGCAGCCTTGGAGGCTGGCTGGCGGTGGTGAGCCGGAACCGGTCGATCGATGCGCTGAGACGCAAGCGGCCAAGCGAGCAGGTGGACGACCTGGGGCTGGCATCGTCTTACGATCTGGCCGACGAGGCTGAGCGGAATTCGCTGATCGAAAAGGCGCGCGGCGTGATTCATCTGCTGCCGCCAGAGCAGCGGAAGACGATTGAGATGGCATTTTTTGATGGACTGACACACTCTGAGATCGCCGAAATGACCGGAGATCCGCTGGGCACGGTAAAAACAAGGATTCGCAGTGCGCTGCAGACCCTTAGGAAGGCGTTCCAATCATGA
- a CDS encoding anti-sigma factor domain-containing protein has product MIPVKQIDPDDLPLYAMKLLPPEEMAELTENLQYSIEARKVLAEIYGELSLLAQTAEREEPKPEARMRFMNQVAREKKVIPIDIAAIEAAARAKVQPEIVTVTVEVEVPAKKTLAGKVLPWVGWAAAAMIAVEAGHEFQIRQGAEQSVAAYRSDLAATKESASLSNAALETMKDPAAQHVMLVSAETKPAPQGRVSYAADKGSLVFLASNMGPVDEGKAYELWLIPANGQAPVPAGTFRPDQRGNGSVIMPTMPKGLVAKAFGVTIENEAGSLVPTSPILMKGAAG; this is encoded by the coding sequence ATGATTCCAGTGAAACAGATCGATCCGGACGACCTCCCGCTCTATGCGATGAAGCTGCTCCCGCCGGAGGAGATGGCGGAGCTCACCGAAAACCTGCAGTACAGCATCGAGGCACGAAAGGTGCTCGCCGAGATCTACGGCGAACTGAGCCTGCTCGCGCAGACCGCAGAGCGCGAAGAGCCCAAGCCTGAGGCTCGGATGCGCTTTATGAACCAGGTGGCGCGCGAGAAGAAGGTCATCCCGATCGACATTGCGGCGATCGAGGCGGCGGCGCGTGCCAAGGTACAGCCGGAGATCGTTACGGTGACGGTTGAGGTCGAGGTTCCGGCGAAGAAGACGCTTGCGGGCAAGGTTCTGCCGTGGGTCGGCTGGGCTGCCGCTGCGATGATCGCGGTTGAAGCTGGCCACGAGTTCCAGATTCGACAGGGCGCGGAGCAGTCGGTTGCGGCGTATCGGTCGGATCTGGCTGCGACGAAGGAGTCGGCTTCCCTCTCAAACGCTGCATTGGAGACGATGAAAGACCCTGCAGCGCAGCATGTGATGCTGGTCTCAGCGGAGACCAAGCCGGCTCCGCAGGGGCGGGTCAGCTACGCGGCGGATAAGGGCTCGCTGGTATTTCTGGCGAGCAACATGGGGCCGGTCGACGAGGGCAAGGCGTATGAGCTCTGGCTGATTCCGGCCAATGGGCAGGCTCCGGTGCCGGCGGGAACCTTCCGTCCGGATCAACGTGGGAACGGCAGCGTCATCATGCCCACCATGCCGAAGGGGTTGGTGGCCAAGGCGTTCGGCGTGACGATCGAGAACGAAGCTGGTTCGCTGGTGCCTACGTCGCCGATCCTGATGAAGGGCGCTGCGGGCTAG
- a CDS encoding YncE family protein: MHSVHQHAAVRSSSRRIARPFARFALALAAVSLAGCGNQYRPVVSSVNPVGPASQPGKYAVAVSSNGTTSPGLVTIVDFSGDTTLITANLGANPQYLIVDPTGSEGYVLNGDGTFNSFAVSTSLLTSNVLQSTLPVGAAPVAILPQGTNLYIAEAGRNAIGQLTGSPSALKQELVTGPGTVYTVGISGAPRVYAITQGATGTAGAVKAIETTTNTISNTINVGTTPVYGVMTSDARRAFILNKGSNTVTVINSQTNAPDTFTGTAGTATNTIAVGTAPLWADFDNTRSELLVANAGGGTATTPGSVTVINIPLCSANTVTTNPNCDVNNPVDAVGFGQVLANIPVGVNPVQIAVLADGSQAFVANAGNAAAGIAGSVSIINLQTDTVVATIPAANTTVQGDAFVHGHPGTIAVTAGNPTGKVYITSPDSTDLTVIRTDTDQVQTHITLQGNGVYVRTNLP; this comes from the coding sequence TTGCACTCAGTTCATCAGCACGCAGCAGTAAGGTCTTCGTCTCGACGCATCGCACGTCCCTTCGCACGGTTCGCACTCGCACTCGCCGCCGTTTCACTGGCCGGCTGCGGCAACCAGTATCGTCCGGTCGTCAGCTCCGTCAATCCCGTCGGCCCGGCCTCGCAGCCCGGAAAGTACGCCGTCGCGGTCTCCAGCAATGGAACCACCTCGCCCGGTCTGGTCACCATCGTCGACTTTTCGGGCGATACCACGCTGATCACCGCCAACCTCGGCGCGAATCCGCAGTATCTGATCGTCGATCCCACCGGCAGTGAAGGCTACGTCCTCAACGGCGACGGCACCTTCAACTCCTTTGCGGTCTCTACCAGCCTGCTCACCAGCAACGTGCTGCAGAGCACGCTGCCTGTCGGCGCGGCACCTGTGGCCATTCTGCCGCAGGGGACGAATCTCTACATCGCGGAAGCCGGACGCAACGCCATTGGCCAGCTCACCGGTTCTCCCTCCGCCTTGAAGCAGGAGCTTGTCACCGGTCCCGGCACGGTCTATACCGTCGGCATCTCCGGCGCGCCGCGCGTCTACGCCATCACTCAGGGCGCAACAGGCACCGCCGGCGCGGTCAAGGCGATCGAGACCACTACCAATACCATCTCCAACACCATCAACGTCGGCACCACGCCGGTCTACGGCGTGATGACGTCCGATGCTCGCCGCGCCTTCATCCTCAATAAGGGCAGCAACACCGTCACGGTCATCAACTCTCAGACCAACGCGCCGGACACCTTCACCGGCACGGCCGGCACCGCAACCAATACGATTGCCGTGGGAACCGCACCGCTGTGGGCGGACTTTGACAACACCCGCTCGGAGCTGCTCGTTGCCAATGCAGGCGGCGGCACGGCAACCACGCCGGGCAGCGTCACCGTCATCAACATCCCGCTCTGCTCTGCGAACACCGTCACCACCAACCCCAACTGCGACGTCAACAACCCGGTCGATGCCGTTGGCTTTGGTCAGGTTCTCGCCAATATCCCTGTCGGCGTCAACCCGGTTCAGATTGCAGTCCTCGCGGACGGCAGCCAGGCCTTCGTCGCCAATGCCGGTAACGCAGCCGCTGGCATCGCTGGTTCGGTCAGCATCATCAATCTTCAGACCGACACCGTCGTCGCGACCATCCCCGCAGCCAACACCACGGTCCAGGGCGATGCCTTCGTCCACGGCCACCCGGGAACCATCGCTGTAACTGCCGGAAATCCCACGGGCAAGGTCTACATCACCTCGCCCGACTCCACGGACCTGACCGTCATCCGCACCGATACCGACCAGGTTCAGACCCACATCACCCTGCAGGGCAATGGCGTCTACGTCCGCACCAACCTGCCGTAG
- a CDS encoding DUF92 domain-containing protein gives MEMENVWRKNISEARDRIQSRILVCVVSPLLVLLCLHGLTFGPAGGRAGIFNSLLALGISVAFALLAWKLGSATPGAAASGGAICLLLVQVGGGLVVRSGLLPLVALFILTFASTRAGRRKKTKSGLAESRKGRNAAQVMANLGAAGLVAGAGAGHPWVFVVLLAALVEATADTVSSEIGQAFGGEPVSLVSLRRVAVGTDGGVTLLGTMAGILGGALVALVGYGAMGIGLKGFAVALGCGAAGLFFDSILGATVERWGWLGNDLVNFTSTLFAAGLAFALLV, from the coding sequence ATGGAGATGGAGAACGTCTGGCGAAAGAACATTTCGGAGGCTCGGGACCGGATACAGTCACGGATTCTGGTGTGCGTGGTTTCGCCGCTGCTGGTTCTGCTTTGTTTGCATGGTTTGACGTTTGGACCCGCCGGAGGTCGCGCGGGAATCTTCAATTCCCTGCTGGCGCTGGGAATCAGCGTGGCCTTTGCGCTGCTGGCGTGGAAGTTGGGCTCGGCGACGCCGGGCGCGGCGGCGTCCGGTGGAGCGATCTGCCTGCTGCTGGTCCAGGTGGGGGGAGGCTTGGTTGTGCGATCCGGGCTGCTGCCGTTGGTGGCGCTGTTCATCCTGACCTTTGCGTCGACGCGGGCCGGACGGAGGAAAAAGACGAAGAGCGGACTTGCGGAGAGTCGAAAAGGCAGAAACGCGGCCCAGGTCATGGCGAACCTGGGGGCAGCGGGTCTGGTGGCCGGTGCGGGTGCGGGTCATCCGTGGGTCTTTGTGGTTCTGCTGGCGGCGCTGGTGGAGGCGACGGCGGATACGGTCTCATCAGAGATCGGGCAGGCGTTTGGGGGCGAACCAGTCTCGCTGGTGAGCCTCCGCAGGGTCGCGGTGGGGACAGACGGCGGCGTGACGCTGCTGGGAACGATGGCCGGCATCCTGGGCGGTGCGCTGGTGGCCCTGGTCGGGTATGGAGCCATGGGAATTGGACTGAAGGGGTTTGCGGTTGCACTGGGATGCGGCGCGGCGGGATTGTTCTTCGACAGCATCCTGGGTGCGACCGTGGAGCGCTGGGGATGGCTCGGGAACGATCTGGTGAACTTTACCTCAACACTCTTTGCAGCCGGGCTGGCGTTCGCGCTGCTGGTCTAG
- a CDS encoding YdcF family protein, with the protein MSERSNLRRNSGQFEPKRTHPFRRFLLWCFCFLVLAAMGWSSWVVRQINLVAAQDQAQPADAIAVFGAAEYSGRPSPVYHARLDHAVTLYRKQIAPIVITFGGGSDKDSGKTEGGVGRDYLLANGIPFDKIIAETHSVDTEQQVELLAQIAEENNLSHIVLVSDNTHLFRIQELCRRAGLDVYTSPRPALGHIDSYDLFMRYFHEVLSYTAMRLDIDV; encoded by the coding sequence ATGAGCGAGCGTTCCAATCTGCGGCGAAACTCCGGCCAGTTTGAGCCGAAGCGGACCCATCCGTTCCGCAGGTTCCTGCTCTGGTGCTTCTGTTTTCTCGTCCTCGCGGCCATGGGTTGGAGCTCCTGGGTGGTGCGCCAGATCAACCTCGTCGCAGCACAGGATCAGGCTCAGCCCGCAGACGCCATTGCCGTCTTCGGTGCGGCGGAGTACTCCGGACGCCCGTCGCCCGTGTATCACGCTCGCCTGGACCACGCCGTGACGCTCTATCGCAAGCAGATCGCACCCATCGTCATCACCTTCGGCGGCGGCAGCGACAAGGACTCCGGCAAGACCGAGGGCGGCGTCGGGCGTGACTACCTGCTCGCCAACGGCATCCCCTTCGACAAGATCATCGCGGAGACCCATTCGGTCGATACCGAGCAGCAGGTCGAGCTGCTCGCCCAGATTGCGGAGGAGAACAACCTCTCGCACATCGTGCTGGTCAGCGACAACACCCACCTCTTCCGCATCCAGGAGCTCTGCCGTCGCGCGGGGCTGGATGTCTACACCTCACCCCGGCCCGCGCTCGGCCACATCGACTCCTACGACCTCTTCATGCGCTACTTCCACGAGGTCCTCAGCTACACCGCCATGCGTTTGGACATCGACGTCTAG
- a CDS encoding L-threonylcarbamoyladenylate synthase produces the protein MTAEILRINPDEPEPALVDYIAGRIESGLLVALPTDTFYGLAVDPVNLRAVERIYHLKNRARHKPLSLLIADVAQAYGLARECDTAFDRLAERFWPGPLTIIVKAGSKLPLRVTANTGNVALRVPEAPIARAVVAKLGLPITATSANLEGHAECTSASGVREQLGDKIPLIVDGGPTARTVATTIVDLSGGGNSWTILREGAIPTHEIALCLQR, from the coding sequence TTGACGGCCGAGATTTTACGCATCAACCCGGACGAGCCGGAACCGGCACTCGTCGACTACATTGCCGGCCGCATCGAAAGCGGACTGCTCGTCGCCCTGCCGACAGACACCTTCTACGGTCTCGCCGTGGACCCCGTCAATCTGCGCGCGGTGGAGCGCATCTACCACCTCAAAAATCGCGCCCGCCACAAGCCCCTCTCGCTGCTCATCGCGGACGTGGCGCAGGCGTACGGCCTCGCGCGGGAGTGCGATACCGCCTTCGACCGTCTTGCCGAACGTTTCTGGCCGGGGCCGCTGACCATCATCGTCAAAGCCGGCTCCAAGCTGCCGCTGCGCGTCACCGCCAACACGGGCAACGTCGCCCTGCGCGTGCCGGAGGCGCCCATCGCCCGGGCTGTCGTCGCGAAGCTCGGCCTGCCTATCACCGCAACCTCCGCCAACCTGGAAGGCCACGCCGAATGCACCAGCGCCAGCGGCGTGCGGGAGCAGCTTGGCGATAAGATCCCCCTGATCGTCGATGGCGGACCCACCGCACGCACGGTTGCGACTACCATCGTGGATCTCAGCGGCGGCGGCAACTCCTGGACGATCCTGCGCGAGGGCGCGATTCCAACCCACGAGATCGCCCTTTGCCTGCAGCGATAG
- a CDS encoding TrmH family RNA methyltransferase: MSFSGQVVTSRTNPRLKQLRAAFQGQARLSSGLIAVEGEHMVEEALKSGQALKTVFLSERMELPAYVPASVEVVSVASDVFASIAETRTPQGIAALLVPPAHSVEKMLEGPGEALILIAVGLQDPGNLGTLIRSAEAFGATGVLTTPGTVSPWNQKAMRASAGSVFRLPVAVATPDAMETLEQQGIKLLAAMKDDAVAIGEADLTVGSAILIGNEGAGLNEDWLRLADQRVTIPCPGWVESLNAAVAGSILLYEASRQRGART, from the coding sequence ATGAGTTTTTCTGGACAAGTCGTCACCAGCCGCACCAATCCGCGCCTCAAGCAGCTTCGCGCCGCCTTCCAGGGCCAGGCGCGGCTGAGCAGCGGGCTGATCGCCGTTGAGGGCGAGCACATGGTCGAAGAGGCGCTGAAGAGCGGGCAGGCCCTGAAGACCGTCTTCCTCAGCGAACGCATGGAGCTTCCGGCCTATGTGCCGGCGTCGGTTGAGGTGGTCAGCGTGGCCTCAGACGTGTTTGCCAGCATCGCCGAGACACGTACGCCGCAAGGAATTGCTGCTCTCCTGGTGCCTCCGGCACACTCGGTGGAGAAGATGCTGGAAGGGCCGGGCGAGGCGCTGATCCTGATCGCCGTGGGACTGCAGGACCCGGGCAATCTGGGCACCTTGATCCGTTCCGCCGAGGCGTTCGGCGCGACCGGCGTCCTGACCACGCCAGGCACTGTCAGCCCGTGGAACCAGAAGGCGATGCGCGCCTCCGCTGGCTCCGTCTTCCGTCTCCCCGTGGCAGTGGCTACTCCTGATGCCATGGAGACCCTGGAGCAGCAGGGCATCAAACTGCTTGCCGCGATGAAGGATGATGCCGTGGCGATCGGTGAGGCGGACCTGACGGTCGGGTCGGCGATTTTGATCGGCAACGAAGGCGCGGGGCTGAACGAAGACTGGCTGCGCCTGGCCGATCAGCGGGTGACGATTCCCTGCCCCGGCTGGGTGGAGAGCCTGAACGCCGCGGTGGCGGGATCGATCCTGCTCTATGAAGCATCGCGGCAGCGCGGGGCTCGCACTTGA
- a CDS encoding replication-associated recombination protein A: MSLFDTSPLAPASPGRGTAPLAERMRPRDLDEYAGQQHLLGVGKPLRLAIERDDPASMIFWGPPGVGKTTLAKIIAQKTQASFIEFSAVLSGIKEIKNVMVEAEKASQFGSRTILFVDEIHRFNKAQQDAFLPYVERGTIRLIGATTENPSFEINAALLSRCRVYTLQPLSEDEVIALLRRALADSEYGLGESGVEADEDALASIAAYASGDARTALNALEVAAQLATGRGETTITKPLAAEAMQRRMLLYDKKGEQHYDIISALHKSVRNSDPDAALYWLGRMLEAGEDPMYCARRIVRMAVEDIGLAAPEALNLCLSARDAMHFLGQPEGGLALAQAVVYLALAPKSNAVYVAYGQVQADIQRTVAEPVPIHLRNAPTKLMKELDYGRDYQYAHDVEGRVADMECLPPSLAGKRYYVPTGEGRERQLAQRMEEISRIKAAKRG; encoded by the coding sequence TTGAGCTTGTTTGACACCTCTCCCCTGGCTCCAGCCAGCCCCGGGCGCGGCACCGCGCCGCTGGCCGAGCGCATGCGCCCCCGCGATCTGGATGAGTACGCCGGGCAGCAGCATCTGCTGGGCGTGGGTAAGCCGCTGCGGCTCGCGATCGAACGTGACGACCCCGCCTCCATGATCTTCTGGGGACCGCCCGGCGTGGGTAAGACCACGCTCGCCAAGATCATCGCGCAGAAGACGCAGGCCAGCTTCATCGAGTTCTCCGCCGTGCTCTCCGGCATCAAGGAGATCAAGAACGTCATGGTGGAGGCGGAGAAGGCCTCGCAATTCGGCTCACGTACCATCCTGTTCGTCGACGAGATCCATCGCTTCAACAAGGCGCAGCAAGACGCATTTCTGCCGTATGTCGAACGCGGGACGATCCGGCTGATCGGCGCAACCACCGAGAACCCAAGCTTCGAGATCAACGCCGCGCTGCTCTCCCGCTGCCGCGTCTACACGCTGCAGCCGCTGAGCGAGGATGAGGTCATCGCCTTGCTGCGGCGTGCACTCGCGGACTCAGAGTATGGACTGGGCGAAAGTGGCGTCGAGGCCGATGAAGACGCGCTGGCTTCGATTGCGGCCTATGCCAGCGGCGATGCAAGGACAGCGCTGAATGCGCTTGAGGTCGCGGCCCAGCTTGCCACCGGGCGCGGCGAGACGACCATCACCAAGCCACTCGCAGCCGAGGCCATGCAGCGGCGCATGCTGCTCTATGACAAGAAGGGCGAGCAGCACTACGACATCATCTCCGCGCTGCATAAGAGCGTGCGCAACAGCGACCCGGACGCCGCACTCTACTGGCTGGGGCGAATGCTCGAAGCCGGCGAAGACCCCATGTACTGTGCACGTCGGATCGTGCGGATGGCAGTCGAAGACATCGGCCTTGCAGCTCCAGAGGCTCTGAATCTCTGCCTCTCCGCACGCGATGCGATGCACTTTCTGGGGCAGCCGGAGGGTGGGCTGGCACTCGCACAGGCGGTGGTTTATCTCGCGCTCGCGCCCAAGTCAAACGCGGTCTACGTGGCATACGGACAGGTGCAGGCGGACATTCAGCGGACGGTCGCGGAGCCGGTGCCGATCCATCTGCGCAACGCGCCGACGAAGCTGATGAAGGAGCTCGACTACGGGCGCGACTATCAGTACGCGCATGACGTGGAAGGCCGTGTGGCGGATATGGAGTGCCTGCCGCCCTCCCTCGCGGGCAAGCGATATTACGTTCCAACAGGCGAAGGACGCGAGCGCCAGCTTGCCCAGCGCATGGAAGAGATTTCACGGATCAAGGCAGCGAAACGCGGCTAG